One genomic segment of Labeo rohita strain BAU-BD-2019 chromosome 14, IGBB_LRoh.1.0, whole genome shotgun sequence includes these proteins:
- the si:rp71-1d10.8 gene encoding uncharacterized protein si:rp71-1d10.8, whose translation METQSEFKGRKGLKMNQWSEERMKAAIEEYKAQAESGQKPALRLLARKWNVPKTTLQRRVKGLVEGSEHASGRKPFIPVESERELARLLTLLSERGFSLRKTDVQSLAFEFAKINGIRGFSEEKQKAGYYWFEGFMKRNPGLKIKKAEATSPATRMNDEERGKWFKMYENTLDDLGIQDVPSHIWKCDLSGLQYVRERDDPFLQITTEEETASTILAAFNASGAFAPPLLIFKRIRVKNEWMNESLENMCVKASDNGWITAELFIEWGEMFVAHLPKDDARPHLLLLDGQSSHVFNLSFLSLMKQNSVEVICYPALHPANTALFKSLKHNWCEASRKCNQQCAGMKLPKAHYYSVFMEAWKKTATTESAKDAFRTTGMFPINEFTPIGQKAPCHPLKTPHVAALRAALMSLQLLKQDHSKTLWSYKRVTGV comes from the coding sequence ATGGAAACGCAAAGCGAGTTCAAAGGAAGAAAGGGTCTGAAGATGAATCAGTGGAGTGAGGAGCGAATGAAAGCTGCAATCGAGGAGTACAAAGCGCAGGCTGAGTCAGGGCAAAAACCTGCGCTACGATTGCTGGCGAGGAAGTGGAACGTGCCGAAAACGACCCTTCAGAGACGCGTGAAAGGGCTCGTTGAGGGATCCGAGCATGCGTCTGGAAGAAAGCCATTCATCCCTGTTGAATCTGAGCGGGAGTTAGCGCGCCTTCTCACCTTGCTTTCGGAGAGAGGCTTCTCGTTGAGGAAGACTGATGTGCAGTCTCTCGCTTTTGAGTTCGCCAAGATAAATGGCATCCGAGGCTTTTCAGAAGAGAAGCAAAAGGCAGGCTATTACTGGTTCGAAGGCTTTATGAAGCGAAACCCAgggctgaaaataaaaaaagcagaagCCACATCACCAGCTACGAGGATGAATGATGAAGAGCGTGGAAAGTGGttcaaaatgtatgaaaacaccCTCGATGACTTGGGAATTCAAGACGTCCCTTCGCATATTTGGAAGTGTGATTTATCAGGACTACAATATGTCCGAGAACGAGACGATCCTTTCCTTCAGATCACAACTGAGGAGGAAACAGCCTCAACCATACTAGCAGCATTCAATGCCAGCGGTGCATTCGCTCCTCCACttctcatttttaaaagaataagaGTGAAAAATGAGTGGATGAACGAATCTCTGGAAAATATGTGTGTGAAAGCATCAGACAATGGCTGGATAACAGCAGAGCTGTTCATTGAGTGGGGGGAAATGTTTGTCGCACACCTCCCGAAGGATGACGCCAGGCCCCACCTTCTGCTCCTCGATGGCCAAAGCAGCCACGTCTTCAATCTCAGCTTCCTCAGTCTCATGAAGCAGAACAGTGTGGAAGTCATATGCTATCCTGCACTGCATCCGGCTAACACGGCTCTGTTTAAGAGCCTCAAACACAACTGGTGTGAAGCGAGTCGCAAGTGTAATCAGCAGTGTGCTGGAATGAAATTGCCCAAAGCGCATTATTATTCTGTGTTCATGGAAGCGTGGAAGAAAACTGCCACTACGGAAAGCGCCAAGGATGCGTTCAGAACAACAGGGATGTTCCCGATAAATGAGTTTACCCCCATTGGGCAAAAAGCACCATGCCATCCGCTGAAGACACCGCACGTTGCAGCACTGAGAGCGGCTCTGATGAGCCTCCAGCTGTTGAAGCAGGATCATTCGAAGACTTTGTGGTCATACAAAAGAGTCACAGGGGTGTAA
- the matr3l1.2 gene encoding matrin 3-like 1.2 isoform X2, with amino-acid sequence MSQKLTGDDAQKGFAVGRGLLAAAETLNFSMGETHSDPYGSSSQSHGGMSGLVGGEGKDHDSQLSRRAGSHISNTMKLFASLGLSPTDLDALAQVPEENISVETLPHLIMQLKNRKMEAGRRMGGDMSTLSSETSYRGGRDDWSGSQGGRLDRSGGQSQSRSQSDFGYTSMQETSGRGYDMLDYSSGSGRDRQYSDLSHDSYRSLGMSTSSTSDDMFMQRRMGTPSQGKVQDFLGVMPIMFPHVCSLCDFDVHSVMEWTQHTNGIRHSENRRLLLQMYPDWDPQLPSSRKSTSLSLDTKSRSDGLLGAAPIGASLQRTGMSSSWGSDSSMGMTSKMTSYSSAPPKIRSRVVVAKYERKPMSPNSLFALAKPFGTICEHLILKNKAFLEMQTHEEALAMANYYQRKPAILHGKEIHIYLSKELMAIEKSGRPDRETRPIKRAVSQVVFFSNLPRGGEKKMELLTIARRFGTVEKHLFLNDEAFIQLSNPEDAEMLVKYYTLNPLTINRRNIRLNICTKYKTLTVPPGKGDQPREAPPRKSSTSSSTTSRTADKPSSKSQRSSSTSKSKEGSDEKEEPKAEEAEAVGDGSGDEDADVMEARDGDEEGFEEADADDVELSGDPEQTGEQQEDIDDTNVEEEEEEVEEEEEDPDAEQARDASYEAETAENQEDADEKQEETELEEPAASEAEQEENASDLPKEHEEQNEEQAEDEGAEEDSAEQESQNETDFPENIDEFVTLDELAEEEDAEKQDSKSKSRSTSGSSKDSGGLRVVNVIGFKRGYGYLDEVLALAKPFGKVVRHLVLDVRPEAFLELSSEQEARAMASFYSGNVMPSVCGKPVKVYHSHTYPTIQSGRVLYIRNIPPFKGSDALILKIAEPFGKVKRYYLNRIRNECFIEMERWEDAEKMAEAYKENRPKFEGKRLLVYVSRKYKQLKNGHRPPVPEPEDKRPLKRERSGESETQSSSSGKSKDKKEEEPSVKKMKVDEPVTVKAEEQEEKESHNVSAETVPEVKSGPEEEQIKDSSEHHNMETESHQDEETGATPPVVESEKSVKTEEKPITAAPETKLETSHATLEPYDPNVPVGVEFVKMGYYCRVCFLFYSNEDTAKKIHCSSQAHYDKLKKYLEKEKAKAQSNGGKK; translated from the exons ATGTCCCAGAAACTGACCGGTGATGATGCTCAGAAAGGCTTTGCCGTTGGCCGTGGGCTTTTGGCAGCCGCCGAGACTTTGAACTTTAGTATGGGCGAGACTCACTCGGACCCCTACGGCTCGTCTTCCCAATCACACGGTGGCATGTCTGGTTTAGTCGGAGGGGAGGGAAAAGACCACGACTCTCAGCTGTCCCGCCGAGCGGGCAGCCACATTAGCAATACCATGAAACTGTTCGCCAGCCTAGGCCTGTCGCCCACCGATCTGGACGCGCTGGCGCAGGTTCCGGAGGAGAACATCAGCGTGGAGACCTTGCCCCATCTTATCATGCAGCTTAAGAACCGCAAGATGGAAGCCGGCCGCCGCATGGGTGGCGATATGTCGACCCTTTCTTCTGAGACTTCGTACAGAGGCGGCCGAGACGACTGGAGCGGCTCGCAGGGCGGAAGATTGGACCGTTCCGGAGGACAGTCTCAAAGCCGCTCGCAAAGCGACTTCGGTTACACTTCCATGCAAGAAACGTCTGGTCGTGGATACGACATGTTAGATTACAGCAGCGGTAGCGGCAGAGACCGCCAGTATTCCGATCTTTCCCATGACTCCTACCGCAGCCTTGGCATGTCGACGTCATCGACATCTGACGACATGTTCATGCAGAGAAGAATGGGCACCCCGTCTCAGGGAAAAGTGCAGGATTTCTTGGGAGTCATGCCAATCATGTTTCCCCATGTGTGCTCCCTTTGTGATTTTGATGTGCACTCTGTCATG GAATGGACTCAGCACACAAATGGGATTCGTCACTCTGAAAACCGCAGACTCCTTCTGCAAAT GTACCCAGACTGGGATCCTCAATTGCCCTCTAGTCGCAA GTCGACATCCCTTTCCCTGGACACAAAGAGTCGTTCGGATGGCTTGCTGGGGGCAGCTCCAATTGGTGCCAGTCTACAAAGAACAGGGATGAGCTCCAGCTGGG GATCTGATTCCAGTATGGGAATGACAAGTAAAATGACATCATATTCATCAGCACCACCCAAG ataaGAAGTAGGGTGGTTGTGGCAAAATATGAAAGGAAACCGATGTCTCCAAACAGCCTGTTTGCCCTGGCAAAACCCTTTGGCACCATCTGTGAACATCTAATACTGAAGAACAAG gCTTTCCTGGAGATGCAAACTCATGAGGAGGCTTTGGCCATGGCTAATTATTACCAACGTAAACCCGCCATTTTGCATGGGAAAGAGATACACATTTATTTGTCAAAGGAACTGATGGCTATTGAG AAAAGCGGAAGGCCGGACAGAGAAACTAGGCCCATTAAGAGAGCAGTCAGCCAGGTGGTGTTTTTCTCCAATTTGCCACGAGGTGGTGAGAAGAAAATGGAGCTCCTCACAATAGCTCGTAGATTTGGCACGGTTGAGAAACATCTCTTTCTAAACGATGAG GCATTTATTCAATTGAGCAATCCTGAGGATGCAGAGATGTTGGTGAAGTACTACACCCTCAATCCTTTGACTATCAATAGAAGAAACATTCGACTAAACATCTGCACAAAGTACAAGACACTAAC GGTCCCACCAGGCAAGGGCGACCAACCAAGGGAAGCACCTCCCCGTAAGAGCAGCACTAGCAGCAGTACCACCAGCAGAACTGCTGATAAACCTTCATCGAAGTCCCAGAGGTCCTCCTCTACATCTAAATCTAAAGAGGGCTCTGATGAGAAAGAGGAACCAAAGGCTGAGGAAGCAGAGGCCGTAGGCGATGGGTCAGGAGACGAAGACGCTGATGTTATGGAAGCACGCGATGGAGACGAAGAGGGCTTTGAAGAAGCAGATGCAGATGATGTCGAACTGTCCGGTGATCCAGAGCAAACCGGTGAACAACAAGAAGATATTGATGACACCAATgtagaggaagaggaggaggaggtggaggaggaggaggaggatccTGATGCAGAGCAAGCCAGAGATGCTTCGTATGAAGCAGAGACCGCAGAGAACCAAGAGGATGCTGATGAAAAACAGGAAGAGACTGAGCTGGAGGAACCTGCAGCTTctgaggcagagcaggaggagAACGCCTCTGATCTTCCTAAAGAGCACGAGGAACAGAATGAAGAACAAGCTGAAGATGAGGGTGCTGAAGAGGACAGTGCAGAGCAG GAGAGTCAAAATGAAACGGATTTCCCTGAGAACATAGATGAGTTTGTTACTCTTGATGAGCTAGCAGAAGAGGAGGACGCAGAGAAACAAGACTCAAAGTCCAAATCTAGAAGCACATCAG GAAGCTCCAAGGATAGTGGA GGATTGAGAGTTGTAAATGTCATTGGGTTTAAACGTGGCTACGGTTATCTGGATGAAGTCCTTGCTCTTGCAAAGCCATTTGGTAAAGTCGTGCGGCACCTGGTTTTGGACGTGAGGCCTGAG GCCTTTCTGGAGCTTTCCAGTGAACAAGAGGCAAGAGCAATGGCTAGTTTCTACAGTGGAAATGTCATGCCATCTGTGTGTGGAAAACCTGTAAAGGTCTATCATTCACACACCTATCCGACCATCCAG AGTGGCCGAGTCCTCTACATTCGTAATATTCCACCCTTCAAAGGCTCTGATGCACTAATTCTGAAAATCGCAGAACCGTTTGGAAAAGTCAAGAGATATTATCTGAACCGAATACGTAATGAG TGCTTCATTGAGATGGAAAGATGGGAAGATGCTGAGAAAATGGCAGAGGCCTACAAGGAAAATCGACCTAAATTTGAAGGCAAAAGACTGCTCGTCTATGTGAGCAGGAAATATAAGCAACTCAAAAATGG ACACAGACCTCCAGTCCCAGAGCCTGAGGACAAACGGCCACTCAAGAGGGAGCGCTCCGGAGAGTCTGAGACACAGAGCAGCTCCTCTGGCAAAAGTAAGGATAAGAAAGAGGAAGAACCTTCTGTCAAGAAGATGAAAGTGGATGAGCCTGTCACTGTTAAAGCTGAGGAGCAGGAAGAGAAGGAAAGCCACAATGTTTCAGCAGAAACTGTTCCTGAAGTGAAGAGCGGGCCAGAGGAGGAGCAAATCAAAGACTCATCAGAGCACCACAATATGGAGACTGAATCT CATCAAGACGAAGAGACGGGTGCGACTCCCCCTGTTGTTGAATCTGAGAAGAGCGTGAAGACTGAGGAAAAACCCATTACAGCAGCGCCCGAAACAAAGCTTGAAACTAGCCATGCTACTCTTGAGCCGTATGACCCTAATGTCCCAGTGG GTGTGGAGTTTGTGAAGATGGGATACTACTGCAGAGTCTGCTTCCTGTTTTACTCTAATGAAGACACTGCTAAAAAGATCCACTGCAGTAGCCAAGCACACTACGATAAACTTAAG AAATATTTGGAAAAGGAGAAAGCCAAAGCACAGAGTAACGGGGGGAAGAAATAA
- the matr3l1.2 gene encoding matrin 3-like 1.2 isoform X1 encodes MSQKLTGDDAQKGFAVGRGLLAAAETLNFSMGETHSDPYGSSSQSHGGMSGLVGGEGKDHDSQLSRRAGSHISNTMKLFASLGLSPTDLDALAQVPEENISVETLPHLIMQLKNRKMEAGRRMGGDMSTLSSETSYRGGRDDWSGSQGGRLDRSGGQSQSRSQSDFGYTSMQETSGRGYDMLDYSSGSGRDRQYSDLSHDSYRSLGMSTSSTSDDMFMQRRMGTPSQGKVQDFLGVMPIMFPHVCSLCDFDVHSVMEWTQHTNGIRHSENRRLLLQMYPDWDPQLPSSRKSTSLSLDTKSRSDGLLGAAPIGASLQRTGMSSSWGSDSSMGMTSKMTSYSSAPPKIRSRVVVAKYERKPMSPNSLFALAKPFGTICEHLILKNKAFLEMQTHEEALAMANYYQRKPAILHGKEIHIYLSKELMAIEKSGRPDRETRPIKRAVSQVVFFSNLPRGGEKKMELLTIARRFGTVEKHLFLNDEAFIQLSNPEDAEMLVKYYTLNPLTINRRNIRLNICTKYKTLTVPPGKGDQPREAPPRKSSTSSSTTSRTADKPSSKSQRSSSTSKSKEGSDEKEEPKAEEAEAVGDGSGDEDADVMEARDGDEEGFEEADADDVELSGDPEQTGEQQEDIDDTNVEEEEEEVEEEEEDPDAEQARDASYEAETAENQEDADEKQEETELEEPAASEAEQEENASDLPKEHEEQNEEQAEDEGAEEDSAEQESQNETDFPENIDEFVTLDELAEEEDAEKQDSKSKSRSTSGSSKDSGGLRVVNVIGFKRGYGYLDEVLALAKPFGKVVRHLVLDVRPEAFLELSSEQEARAMASFYSGNVMPSVCGKPVKVYHSHTYPTIQSGRVLYIRNIPPFKGSDALILKIAEPFGKVKRYYLNRIRNECFIEMERWEDAEKMAEAYKENRPKFEGKRLLVYVSRKYKQLKNGHRPPVPEPEDKRPLKRERSGESETQSSSSGKSKDKKEEEPSVKKMKVDEPVTVKAEEQEEKESHNVSAETVPEVKSGPEEEQIKDSSEHHNMETESHQDEETGATPPVVESEKSVKTEEKPITAAPETKLETSHATLEPYDPNVPVGVEFVKMGYYCRVCFLFYSNEDTAKKIHCSSQAHYDKLKVTVFTFFISKHQHYYIDIFVLVHCFYNKCYFSHQKYLEKEKAKAQSNGGKK; translated from the exons ATGTCCCAGAAACTGACCGGTGATGATGCTCAGAAAGGCTTTGCCGTTGGCCGTGGGCTTTTGGCAGCCGCCGAGACTTTGAACTTTAGTATGGGCGAGACTCACTCGGACCCCTACGGCTCGTCTTCCCAATCACACGGTGGCATGTCTGGTTTAGTCGGAGGGGAGGGAAAAGACCACGACTCTCAGCTGTCCCGCCGAGCGGGCAGCCACATTAGCAATACCATGAAACTGTTCGCCAGCCTAGGCCTGTCGCCCACCGATCTGGACGCGCTGGCGCAGGTTCCGGAGGAGAACATCAGCGTGGAGACCTTGCCCCATCTTATCATGCAGCTTAAGAACCGCAAGATGGAAGCCGGCCGCCGCATGGGTGGCGATATGTCGACCCTTTCTTCTGAGACTTCGTACAGAGGCGGCCGAGACGACTGGAGCGGCTCGCAGGGCGGAAGATTGGACCGTTCCGGAGGACAGTCTCAAAGCCGCTCGCAAAGCGACTTCGGTTACACTTCCATGCAAGAAACGTCTGGTCGTGGATACGACATGTTAGATTACAGCAGCGGTAGCGGCAGAGACCGCCAGTATTCCGATCTTTCCCATGACTCCTACCGCAGCCTTGGCATGTCGACGTCATCGACATCTGACGACATGTTCATGCAGAGAAGAATGGGCACCCCGTCTCAGGGAAAAGTGCAGGATTTCTTGGGAGTCATGCCAATCATGTTTCCCCATGTGTGCTCCCTTTGTGATTTTGATGTGCACTCTGTCATG GAATGGACTCAGCACACAAATGGGATTCGTCACTCTGAAAACCGCAGACTCCTTCTGCAAAT GTACCCAGACTGGGATCCTCAATTGCCCTCTAGTCGCAA GTCGACATCCCTTTCCCTGGACACAAAGAGTCGTTCGGATGGCTTGCTGGGGGCAGCTCCAATTGGTGCCAGTCTACAAAGAACAGGGATGAGCTCCAGCTGGG GATCTGATTCCAGTATGGGAATGACAAGTAAAATGACATCATATTCATCAGCACCACCCAAG ataaGAAGTAGGGTGGTTGTGGCAAAATATGAAAGGAAACCGATGTCTCCAAACAGCCTGTTTGCCCTGGCAAAACCCTTTGGCACCATCTGTGAACATCTAATACTGAAGAACAAG gCTTTCCTGGAGATGCAAACTCATGAGGAGGCTTTGGCCATGGCTAATTATTACCAACGTAAACCCGCCATTTTGCATGGGAAAGAGATACACATTTATTTGTCAAAGGAACTGATGGCTATTGAG AAAAGCGGAAGGCCGGACAGAGAAACTAGGCCCATTAAGAGAGCAGTCAGCCAGGTGGTGTTTTTCTCCAATTTGCCACGAGGTGGTGAGAAGAAAATGGAGCTCCTCACAATAGCTCGTAGATTTGGCACGGTTGAGAAACATCTCTTTCTAAACGATGAG GCATTTATTCAATTGAGCAATCCTGAGGATGCAGAGATGTTGGTGAAGTACTACACCCTCAATCCTTTGACTATCAATAGAAGAAACATTCGACTAAACATCTGCACAAAGTACAAGACACTAAC GGTCCCACCAGGCAAGGGCGACCAACCAAGGGAAGCACCTCCCCGTAAGAGCAGCACTAGCAGCAGTACCACCAGCAGAACTGCTGATAAACCTTCATCGAAGTCCCAGAGGTCCTCCTCTACATCTAAATCTAAAGAGGGCTCTGATGAGAAAGAGGAACCAAAGGCTGAGGAAGCAGAGGCCGTAGGCGATGGGTCAGGAGACGAAGACGCTGATGTTATGGAAGCACGCGATGGAGACGAAGAGGGCTTTGAAGAAGCAGATGCAGATGATGTCGAACTGTCCGGTGATCCAGAGCAAACCGGTGAACAACAAGAAGATATTGATGACACCAATgtagaggaagaggaggaggaggtggaggaggaggaggaggatccTGATGCAGAGCAAGCCAGAGATGCTTCGTATGAAGCAGAGACCGCAGAGAACCAAGAGGATGCTGATGAAAAACAGGAAGAGACTGAGCTGGAGGAACCTGCAGCTTctgaggcagagcaggaggagAACGCCTCTGATCTTCCTAAAGAGCACGAGGAACAGAATGAAGAACAAGCTGAAGATGAGGGTGCTGAAGAGGACAGTGCAGAGCAG GAGAGTCAAAATGAAACGGATTTCCCTGAGAACATAGATGAGTTTGTTACTCTTGATGAGCTAGCAGAAGAGGAGGACGCAGAGAAACAAGACTCAAAGTCCAAATCTAGAAGCACATCAG GAAGCTCCAAGGATAGTGGA GGATTGAGAGTTGTAAATGTCATTGGGTTTAAACGTGGCTACGGTTATCTGGATGAAGTCCTTGCTCTTGCAAAGCCATTTGGTAAAGTCGTGCGGCACCTGGTTTTGGACGTGAGGCCTGAG GCCTTTCTGGAGCTTTCCAGTGAACAAGAGGCAAGAGCAATGGCTAGTTTCTACAGTGGAAATGTCATGCCATCTGTGTGTGGAAAACCTGTAAAGGTCTATCATTCACACACCTATCCGACCATCCAG AGTGGCCGAGTCCTCTACATTCGTAATATTCCACCCTTCAAAGGCTCTGATGCACTAATTCTGAAAATCGCAGAACCGTTTGGAAAAGTCAAGAGATATTATCTGAACCGAATACGTAATGAG TGCTTCATTGAGATGGAAAGATGGGAAGATGCTGAGAAAATGGCAGAGGCCTACAAGGAAAATCGACCTAAATTTGAAGGCAAAAGACTGCTCGTCTATGTGAGCAGGAAATATAAGCAACTCAAAAATGG ACACAGACCTCCAGTCCCAGAGCCTGAGGACAAACGGCCACTCAAGAGGGAGCGCTCCGGAGAGTCTGAGACACAGAGCAGCTCCTCTGGCAAAAGTAAGGATAAGAAAGAGGAAGAACCTTCTGTCAAGAAGATGAAAGTGGATGAGCCTGTCACTGTTAAAGCTGAGGAGCAGGAAGAGAAGGAAAGCCACAATGTTTCAGCAGAAACTGTTCCTGAAGTGAAGAGCGGGCCAGAGGAGGAGCAAATCAAAGACTCATCAGAGCACCACAATATGGAGACTGAATCT CATCAAGACGAAGAGACGGGTGCGACTCCCCCTGTTGTTGAATCTGAGAAGAGCGTGAAGACTGAGGAAAAACCCATTACAGCAGCGCCCGAAACAAAGCTTGAAACTAGCCATGCTACTCTTGAGCCGTATGACCCTAATGTCCCAGTGG GTGTGGAGTTTGTGAAGATGGGATACTACTGCAGAGTCTGCTTCCTGTTTTACTCTAATGAAGACACTGCTAAAAAGATCCACTGCAGTAGCCAAGCACACTACGATAAACTTAAGGTGAcagtttttaccttttttattagtAAGCATCAACATTATTACATTGACATATTTGTTCTTGTTCATTGTTTCTataacaaatgttatttttctcatCAGAAATATTTGGAAAAGGAGAAAGCCAAAGCACAGAGTAACGGGGGGAAGAAATAA